GCAATGGTACATCATTAATCAAttaatcaaaaacccaaatttattcAAACGAAAACAGATCCAAATAAGATGATTTTCAGATTCTAAAAGAGAGAAATATTATTGATCCTACAAGAATAAAGATAAATTCTATATTATATACCCAACATACAAGATCAGAAGAATcaagtacatatatatacaagagcTGAGAGAagcagaaaaaggaaaaagacctTGAAGAAAAGGGAGAGTATTGAGCCAAAGAATCAAACAGATAGAAAGCTTCTTCAATGCCCCAACAAAAGCAGCCATTGAAAGGCTAAACAGCAGCAGATTATCAAACTCAAAGCAAGAATCCTTTGCTTCCTGAAAAACAAACAGATTCCTCTTTGCGGCTCTCACTGGTTGGCCTTGTTTTGTGTGTTCTATATGACACTTaaatctctctctctatatacAGCTTAGCTTCGAGCTGATCAATtatgatgaatatatataaaaattaactccAACATACGGTAGCCAAGCAAACTAGACAGCGCATATTATAATGAAATCGAAAAAGGAAACAATATATTAAACGGTATTTAAAATCACTGCAACGAGGGCTGGTGTAAGTCATTAATGTTGAAATGAATGCCGGAGTTTGGAGTGTAGGACTCTCCTTTTAATTTATTGGCCGTTGGATTCAAACTCTACGTTCATTTCCATCATCCAGCTCATATACTCTATCCTTTTTCTACATTCATTGATGTAATATTTATGATCTTGTGGAACATTCAAGAATAATGCTTAAACCTTTGAATATTCTAATACACATTTCTTTATAATATCAAAATCTTAAATTCTTAATCCTgcgttcaaattttaaaattatttcgtACTCTtgccatctacaaatttttttttcattttcggaTCTAAATTGTCGTAGGGTAGGCTGGGTTTTgttaatttgttgggtagctaTTAGACTAGATAAGTTATTTAGTTAAATGCCACAATTGATGGTAGTGTAGTGTAGtccttgttattattatattaggtgtattgttcatttttaaaggttaattaattgTGATAAGATTATATTAGGTTtaataatgattttttattattaaatattgactTTGCAATTAAAAAGTGAAAACATTTCTAAAACCTAATTTCTCTTTTATCTGTGTTTTATAATTTGGGTGGGTGCCATTTATGACAACATCTTTAAATACTCTATCCAAACATTGATAAACGATTCATTGATGAAATTTATGGgaaataaaaactttttttttatatttctctaaaaatatatatattcagaaaattttatatACAGACTGTCTGTAAGGGAAGGTGAAGAAAAAAAAGGACAGTggaaaaataattgtaaatttgTCGGTTTATTAATTCGTAAATGTCTTATGTTGTAACAACTTTAATAAATGTGAtaacaaaaacaaacaaattttgCAGGTTAGGGCTAATTAAAAAATCTTATTAAATCTCATGCAATGGTTTAACGATTAAAGATGTTTACTGTTTTAGGTGGTGTGATCTAGATTCGAGTTACGCTAGTCGTATTTTAATTCCTATATAATAACATACATTATATAAAGGGAGAATATAAGAGTGTGAAAGGGTCAGACCAAACTATAAGgggaatttattattatattacgagtttaattaacaaatatgtttattttgtacATGAACAGAGGTAAACGGAGAGGAAATTAAAAATCTTGAAGTTTAACCCTAAAACATTTATATTTCCTTTGAAAGTAATTATAGTGTAAAACCCAGACTCAATTTGTTGAGCTATTCATATACAACTTTTATATTTGTATTCtaataatgaaatttttttatttatatatagaaaaaatatatattagtattTTGCATTTCCTTTCATCATTATATAAGAGGGGATACCGTTTAGATCCATATTATACTTAATACCGAATAAAAACTCTAGTCATTATCCCAAAAGCGTTGATGCATTCTTTAGGAGACACCACTCTTGCATTAAAAATCCAACATTTTTTTCCCTTGTTGCATATATTCTTTAGCCGTGCCTGAAATCTTAATTTCTATTCCAAGACAGATGTATTTTATTGCAGCAAAGGGAAggagaataaattataaaataactattatatttagaaaataacttatattaggatgattctaaaaattaaggtttttaggcaccaataaaattttgtcacatcatcaaattttaaagatatgaaattataattatacaCTCATtcatagagaaattattttatgaacccTTACCACCACATTATTCATGGtcccttttcaattatttaataatatttcaacaattttttctaTGTTATTGAcatataattttggtaatttttttaccaTGAGACCTAAATCTAGAATCCTGAATATTGAATAAAAAACTTAGAACCCCAAACCATAACCCAGAACCCTTGCACCCTAAACTCGAACCATGAACCTCAAACTCATAATATATAACCTTGAACCCTTGAACCTTGAGCCTTGAACCTAAACATGTAACATCAAACCCTGAACCCAAAACTCAAACCGAACTCTGAACCTTAAATctcaaacccaaacccaaacccagAACTttggagtttagggtttaaggttcaaGGTTCGAGGTTCAGGGTTTAGGATAAAAACAGTTATCAAAATTATGTCAATGATAtgaaaaaattgcacaaaaataaaaaaaatattaacttatgaaaaaactaattaaaatttgtaaaagaataaaagatgcttgtttataatttaaaaaattaattattttaagtaatttaattaaagttaaattaagttggaaaagatattagatatatatgagtatataataatactttgttatctttaaaatttaatgatgtggcactattttattggtgcctaaaaactatactttttaggatgatcctaatataatttattcccatatatttaatagaaaaaacctttgatttagaatttgagataaatttaatcaatttacaaaattatttttttgttgaaaattttaaacaaagttAGAATTAAAATCTTAATATATAAACTACCATCTACCGTAAAAATATCTGTACATTAATTCATTGGGGAGAGAAGGTGGTTGAATAATGCATCCTACAAAGCAAGCAAGCATGCAGAACCCAAGTTTACATTGAAGTAGTTATTGACAGCTAAAATCAATTACTCTGAGCTATTTCATCCACGGCCACGACCTTTGAGTTCAGTTCTCAGCCTCTTTCTCTGGTTGCAAATTGTGTGTCCTAATACGATGCACATGAAAATACCTACCCATCCAGCtgtaaatcaacaagaacaagcaCAAAAGAAGGATTGTTGTAGTCAGCTAGTAGTAAATATTCTTGAAATTTGCGATTTGatgatttttcattttattttatatttcttcaACTGCCTTATTGGAAAAAGGGTCAAGTTACAAACGAATGAGCATTAAGATTATGAGTTAGCAATTTAATTAAGAGGGTGGGAAGGAAGGAAAGACCCGAGACTTCAAAAGAAACAGGTGAAACAATATTTAAGATTTGTGCGGCTGATGGAGATTGGAGCGTAGTGCCGTAAATATTCGACGTACGTCcgtaataataaaatcaaaaatcaaaattagcATTGGTAAAATGCCAAGGAAGGACACAAGAATATGCATCCTGCTCATGCAAACCAAATTCACTAACCCATAATAATTCTGTCGTTGATGAACAGACATGGCATAACATCACAAGCCCATGCACCCTTCACTTTTAGTGATAAATctccaaattgggtaaaaacaagtaTTAATAAGGCCTTACAACTTATCCGACATACAATAAATATAATTGATGATTAAAAACCTATGCTGAAGAATAAAgtataaaacaaaaaagaaaaaactatttAATGGGGGGCTCAATTGCAAGAAAGCCAAGGCCCCCAATTGTGTAAATGGCACTTGCTCAAAAAACAAAATGTCTTCTCAAGATGTGTTGACTGTCACATTCTTGGAAGAGATGTAGACTTCATGGACCATGAAATAACATACGTGACAAACACCCTACCATGAAAGCCAAGTACAAGACAGGTGTCTTCCAAGCACAAAGAATGAATTTCTGATAAGTTAAAATCAGTCTTCTTTAGGGGGACTAGAGTAATCGATATCGTTTCCTGATGCAGTTACTCCAGACGAAGCACTCGACGATGTATTGCTGCTGCTGCTTCCGTTTTGGAAGCTCTTGAATGCTGTTGCACCCGAGTTTGTCTGAGGATTGTTAGTTGCGGGACTTTGCCCCTGCTCCGCTAACTTTGTGAGAAGGTTCATGACGGTGGGGAGAAACTTGGTAGATATGGAAAGAAGCCCTGGAAGCTGCAAGCATAGAAAGGCGTAAATTAGACCTTCAATCAAAGGGAAAATGGTGAAACATATTAATGACAGTGacaattggactaatttgaaggACAAAAGGCAGTTTTAGCTCTTCAGGATATATCAAAAATGCATGACGTTACTAACAGCCACTGAACACacttcaataataattttattcatataATGAGCTGCAAAATGGAGACCAATGGAATATTTAACAAATAGAAAAAGCACAAAGATCTTACTAATGGCTGTATTTGATGAAAAGCAAATCTGTTTGGTAAATAGGCTTTTGAATTTTAAGTTTGCATGCCCAGGATGTTTTTAAATGCTTTTAAATACATTGTTTCAATGTATTGTACTGTAAAGGTCATTGCTAACTAAATATATTAAGCCTGATAACCAAGAAACCGGGgataaaaaattttagttcaaaACTTACAACGCCATGTTGGAATTCACCGGAAATGTTAAGTTGCACCCATAGAGCCTTCACAGTAAGGTAACCCACAAAGAGGACACCCAGATATAAAGGATTTCTGCAATTAGGATATTTGTAAGTAAGCGCAGGCAACAAACAAAGGATTATATCATTGAATACTGACCAAACTTAATTCAAAGCTACAAGTGCAACATGCACCTTAGGAGAGTCATAAATTCATTAAATCCCAAGACGACCAAGGCAACAATTGCCCAAGGAGGTGGCATCCAGTTGTTGTTACGCCTGCTGGCTTCCTGAAAGCAGAAGGCATCAGTTAACTCAGGGAAAAAAAACAATGCATTGGCAATAACATGTCTACCTAAGCCACAATATTAATTCTGAATTCTGGTCAATAAAACTTTTGACAATAATACCATATATGCTACAACAGAAGCAGTACATGTGCAAATCAGAGGAACAGAACAGGACAGAATTTTAGGGCGCAAGCAGCAATAAATAATGCAACTAATTAAAGCCAGCTAATGTGAATTGCAATTTGCAATTGCAGAAGACTTATTTTTCTAGCACTTTAGGCAACATCGGAATTTGATTTGAAGACCGACAATTCAAATCAATATTGGATGGGAAAATGATAAAACGAAATCTTTGGAATAATTAGAAATTGAAAATTCATGCCTGAGCAGAAATGGCCTGAGTGACACTGTACTCTGTCTCAGCCCTGAATTGCCGCCACAAAGATTTGCACTGAACAGGTGTGATCAATGTCTTGGCGGGTGGAACCTACACCAAAATCAGTCATAAGAATATATCATGGATGATAAATGGAGGAAAAGACAGTGTTCAACTGATGAACTAATAGCATGAGAGAGAGGAAATGTATCAAGACCCTTGGGTTGCTTCAGCATTATGCATTTAGGTGAATGCCAcacaaatttgacatttatggtaACCTTCATTATCAAACAAACAACAAACTACTTTTGACTTTCAATATTAAATCCATGTGGCCATAAAAATGCCAAATGCAATGTTCAAACAGTTTGTATAGTGATGTCTCTCATAAAGAATCTCAGCAACAAGACTTCACCTGTTCCCACGAGCTTGAGGCCAGGGGATCAAATGTTGTAATGCTTTTGTCAGCCACAGCAGCATTACTTTTAGTATCCACCAAGGCAGAAGTTAGTGTATTCTCGATATTATCAACATCATCATCCAACCGGATGGCAGCCATAACGGATAGCAACTTTAAGGACTGAAAAATAAATCATAAACAAGTTTAAAAGAGAATAGAACTGTAGAATGATTCTGAAAATCCAAcaaatgggtttacaaaaacataCTGCAGAGCGAGCTGTTTTAGTGATGGCTCGAATATCTTCCTTCCCAGTCCAAACCCGTGGCATTGAATCAGAATCATGACTAAACAATGTTGAAAACCTGAATGCAAATTTAGAGTCAACGTCAATTATGTATAATGCCTAGCAAATCAGGCACTTTAACTCAATCATTGAAATATGTCATTACCTATCCTTCATACGTATCAATACCCTGCCAGCTTCTTCTCTTGCTTTTGCTTCAACCACACCTCTAGCATAATCCTGTAGACTTGTTAGCATCTTCTCCTTATCTTTTGCATCCATTTCAAAGCCAGAAAGGGCACTGGAGAGTCCAGAAACAGCTGATACTGTTTCACGCTGGAGAAGTTTCTTTATTGAGGGCCAGGTCTCATTATTAGCTCCATCTAAAAATGCTTCAACAGGTCCTGCTAATGCCTCATTCAGCTTTGCCTGCAAATGCACCATAATTATCAGTAAGACTCCAAGTGGTAATAAACTAATCATAAACACTTGCTCTGGATGTCACCATGACAAATTCTTCAAAGGTTATGAAATTTCTCGCCGATATACAGCAcggaaaacaataaaaaaaagacaagcataatcacatcaaTGCCAACATTGATATGAGGTAATTCGTTGTTTACTGTACATCGTATAttagaataaaaagaaaacactAAATATCCCAAACTTAAGATCTTCAAAAGAATTGAACTAGAAAAATCCAGAACTTTTTTAATCAGACCTAGATTccatattttaaagtttaataacCTAACTGTTTAATATGACATCTTTGTTAATTGGGcttctattatttttaaagtaatcaCATTGCATGTAATAAGGTGAAATTTTCAGCAACTAGCAACACAGTAAAGCTTGTTTGGGTTACACTATACCCAACTAAAAACTAGCAAAACCAGCGTCACAACAATTACCGTGTCATGTCCCGCAAGTGAATGCTTCAATGAGTCTGGAAAGAGTTGAGCATGAGAAAATCAAGCCACGAGATTCCCAGAGTGCCCCGAAAGACTCTAGAAATCCGAAGGGACCGAATCCGCGTAGAATATTCCAGAAGTTATAGAACTATCCATCCATGTATATCTTTTGGGGCTTGCCTATGTAAGTAGAGGCTCCCCTCCCTCATTTTTAGATTCAAGTTAGCTCGAGTTGAGCACGAGAAAATCGAATCACGAGATTCCATACCGAACCAGACCGGAATAGGGCTATATACATTCTCATTATGATAAGGGGTCATTCGAGCGTATAGATACTATGTTTATATATGGATGCTTACGTTGTTACATTCCATTTAGGATTAGGAATGGACGTAATCGGGCCTCTCTTTACATATCTCTCGTTATTTGGGATCCTATGACAATAACTTGCAATAAATAAATGGCTAGAAGAGACAGAAACATAAGTTGTTATACCTCATATGATGAAGTCAGCTCTAAAAGTTTAGCAGCACGGACTGAAGCAACATGTGTATCAATATCACGGCACAGCTTATCCCTGACTTTAGAGCAATCCCAATTTGCCAGCTCAACATTAGCATctacaaaaacaatttaaaaaatccaCATGTATCCAGTCCAACATTAGCATctgctaaaacaattaaaaatatccACATGTATCCAGTCCACCTTGTTGAGCAAAAAGCAAGGCCATTGACAAACAACTATAGCATCAAACTCTCTAAATGCAAATCAATATACCGTTgcttaattcaaaatttcaattcacAGTAATGGTTTAAAAACTCAATTTTGCCTATATGAATAACTTATTACCAACAAACTgttttaaaaatacattttccCATTTCATAGCTCTTGATTACTATTCCATAACTTTTATTCCCACGCCAGCTTATAGCTAAGAGAATGGTTAATTGGTTAATGAAATTCAACCATACCTGTGCATCTTTCATCAAACAAAGCCATATAAGATTGAGTGCAGTTGCGAGCAGCCAAAGAAAACCCCTCCCCTCCATTCAAAGCTTCCtcaaatgcttccttaaattTTTCAAGAGTTCCAGACCTTAAATGTCCTAACATGGATAGGTAGGCCGGTTGGACAAGCTACATCAGAAGACGAAAAGCAAATGAGTtgagaaaattaaaataacaagaaaaactGGATATGGACACAGTACAGAGCTATTACTTGTAACAGTTTTTCTTCAAGTTGCTTTCGCTTTGCAGATCGGACACCTTCATCAAAATATGTGGCTTCTGCATCATACCTAAAATTAGAACAAAGAACTTGCTGTAACTGATATGATagtaaatagaaaataaatacagGAAAAACAATAACCTTGAATTTGATCATTAAATTGACTCTTATTTGGCCATGCCTCAAGAAAATTTCCATCCATCCATTCATTTAAGCAAAATATAACATTACCACCATCTTGGAAACATGGACATGCAGTACGGATACAACATGAGTAGGACActgaaaataatttctaaaatagcAGGTATGGCTAGACACCACAACaaaaaagatatatttttattcaaataatgtataataaaaaaatgaaatttgaacttCTTAATCAAAGACTTGAATGTAATtagctttttaatattttaaacttgGTTTTGAGTATAGAAACTTTGaacataaaaaaaacccttaatatTCAAATAGCTCAAATTCAAAGGTTAAAAATCCCGTGTTAAAGGTGTCTGTGTTGAACATGTATCAGGTACCAATATAAGAGGGCATATTGCATGTATATGCTTCATAGGTCACCTTCAAGACGCACAAGCCAACAGGTTGCCAATTCCTATTGGTCTGTTAGCATCATAATTCTGCACCGTCACTTTGACCGGATGAATCACTTATATAATTTCTTCAATGCTCAAATGGTCATTGCCTAAATGAACTCAGCTACGTAGGTAGTAACTCATTTGTAACTTAAATACTACAAAACTTATCTTCTAATCTCATTAAAGTAGTCTTACTCTGATAGAGAAGTGCAGAGAATTGAATTCAGCTTCTTCCCAAAGCCAGCAACTGGACCAGACTGCACAGCTTCTTCTAAAAGACACCAGTTCTGTCAAATGAGGTAATAGGATGGTTTGAGTGTCTAGAAAAATAGCCAGCTGCACAGAAAAATTGTGCATGTGCGTGTGTGCATCACATGTTTATGAATGTAAAGAATAATCCATATACCTCATTTGCAGTGAAACCAGTGAACTTCTCATTGGCAATTTCTTCACAGCGTACCGTAGCCACCATGACCTACAGGCAACAAAAAATCAACAAGATTTACAAAATTCATTCAAGTTATAGCTAAAATTAAGTCTGAAAGGTTACCTTATGGGCTGGAAGGTCAAGGTCTTTATTCTCCTTAATGACTTTCCAGATCTGTTGTGCACTAAAAGAGAACCCTGAAGCAGGTACAACTCCCCTCCGATCTCCAGCAAGGCCCCCCGGTGCAATAGAGTGGTTGAACCGTTGTCTCAAATTAGCAACCTTCAATGATAATAGAATCAGACAAACTGCCCATTTGTATGCCAAGTAATCAAATATTTCAGCACCAATATCCAATATTCAGGCAAAACTATACAGTAGTAGAGGTATTTTATTTTGGCCATCTCCAGAAAAGATAAATTACACAGTATAACCAGGACAAGTGAGGAAAAAAGAATTGCAAAAACATCAATGAGAAAAAAGGGAGTCATCAGACAATCAATAGGGTGATGTCACAAATCTAAATGTAGATAGTCAACTTCTCTCTTTCAATTAAAAGAAACTTCTAAATACTGTGAAAGCTTGTTTACATgctattcatacaaaatatcctTATGCGACACGGTACCTGCTCTTTAAATTGCTCCTCCTTTTCTTCATAACTAGAAAGTGCAACAACCTCAACCTGGCCATTATCAGCAATAGCATTAAATTGTCAGAAGAAATGTTCATTAGAAAAAGGTATAAAGAGATgttaaacatttaaatttatgTTGCATTAACTCATAACCGAAAATCATACATTGAAAAATTCACTTAATGGAGTTTCCTTATGTGCTTGTGGCTTTGGAACAGAGTCCCATATCTGCAGTTAATGATAAACAGGTCAGAAGAAAACATTACATAAGTTAATCAAAAGAAGCACAATATATCTGTACCTTCTGAATATCTTCTCTCAGAACAGGTTCTAAATTTTCCAATGGTGTCTGTAAACAAGAAATAGCTAAGTAGTCATAGACTCAATTGAAAGTAGAAAATTCTAAGTATAAAGCTGAGATGCTTGGAACTTTTTAATGAAAAAGGTAAACAAAAACTAGCTGTCTAAGCACAAAATGCCCACCCTTGTTTTATCACGGATAACAAACATCAAAGTCGTTTTGCGGGGACTAAACAATCGCATCATCACCTGCAACCAAACTCAACCAAATAAAGAAAAGGACCACTGAAATTCAAGGCATTGCTTAGAAAGGGCAGAGAAAGTGAAACCTGGAATACGGTCTTTAAAAGAGGCTTGTTTGCAGCTTGCTCACGACCAATATCATGACACCACCTAAATGAAAGTTGCTCAATAATATTATTTGCATGCAGTACTGACAGCAAttaacttaaaatgaaaattcaaaacTATATCCAGCACCATGTAGGTGCCATCGCTTACATGTTTATGAGTACTATATCTGAAACCGCCAGTGCAAAAAGTGCACTTTGTTTCTCAAATGCTGTGTCATCCTGGAATAAtgcaaagaaaataattaataagaTAACTTGGAAAGAAACTCTAATCCTCtccatttttcacaaaacaaGGAAGATAGATAGGAACAGACAAAAACAAACAGACTATCAACTTTTACAATCTCAAACCACTATTGATTTGTTCAGCTTGGTACATCACTCTAAGCTTTACGTGTTATTGGAGCACCAAGACCTCTGTCTAAAATCACCAAGTCTTCTTTTAACTAAAAAATCCAGTGCAAATCACCAAATTTTGTACTTTCATCATGATCGATTTGATTGCTCCAATTTCAAGTATATTCTACTAATCAATGTTGCTGAAAATAATGCTAGGGAACAAATATCACCTATGGTAGAACCTTTGTTTAAACAAGTAAAAAGAGAATGGAACATTCAGAACTGAAACCTTGacattagaaaaagaaagaactgATGACCgacctttaatttcattttaccaTCAGGTAAAacaaaaattcattcaatattaGAACTACTGCCTACAACTAACAATTCAGTAGCAACACCATGCCAGTCAAAACTTGTTAGAATTTTTTAGATGTAGTTGATAAATTGCCAACAAAGCAAGCACTACCCACTCgattaataaatcaaaatgcatTGCCATAAA
The genomic region above belongs to Gossypium hirsutum isolate 1008001.06 chromosome D05, Gossypium_hirsutum_v2.1, whole genome shotgun sequence and contains:
- the LOC107906096 gene encoding protein ROOT HAIR DEFECTIVE 3 isoform X2, with translation MWCHDIGREQAANKPLLKTVFQVMMRLFSPRKTTLMFVIRDKTRTPLENLEPVLREDIQKIWDSVPKPQAHKETPLSEFFNVEVVALSSYEEKEEQFKEQVANLRQRFNHSIAPGGLAGDRRGVVPASGFSFSAQQIWKVIKENKDLDLPAHKVMVATVRCEEIANEKFTGFTANENWCLLEEAVQSGPVAGFGKKLNSILCTSLSEYDAEATYFDEGVRSAKRKQLEEKLLQLVQPAYLSMLGHLRSGTLEKFKEAFEEALNGGEGFSLAARNCTQSYMALFDERCTDANVELANWDCSKVRDKLCRDIDTHVASVRAAKLLELTSSYEAKLNEALAGPVEAFLDGANNETWPSIKKLLQRETVSAVSGLSSALSGFEMDAKDKEKMLTSLQDYARGVVEAKAREEAGRVLIRMKDRFSTLFSHDSDSMPRVWTGKEDIRAITKTARSASLKLLSVMAAIRLDDDVDNIENTLTSALVDTKSNAAVADKSITTFDPLASSSWEQVPPAKTLITPVQCKSLWRQFRAETEYSVTQAISAQEASRRNNNWMPPPWAIVALVVLGFNEFMTLLRNPLYLGVLFVGYLTVKALWVQLNISGEFQHGVLPGLLSISTKFLPTVMNLLTKLAEQGQSPATNNPQTNSGATAFKSFQNGSSSSNTSSSASSGVTASGNDIDYSSPPKED
- the LOC107906096 gene encoding protein ROOT HAIR DEFECTIVE 3 isoform X1 codes for the protein MATSDECCSVQLIDGDGSFNDTGIESFIKEVKLHECGLSYAVVSIMGPQSSGKSTLLNNLFYTNFREMDAFKGRSQTTKGIWMAKCAGIEPCTIVMDLEGTDGRERGEDDTAFEKQSALFALAVSDIVLINMWCHDIGREQAANKPLLKTVFQVMMRLFSPRKTTLMFVIRDKTRTPLENLEPVLREDIQKIWDSVPKPQAHKETPLSEFFNVEVVALSSYEEKEEQFKEQVANLRQRFNHSIAPGGLAGDRRGVVPASGFSFSAQQIWKVIKENKDLDLPAHKVMVATVRCEEIANEKFTGFTANENWCLLEEAVQSGPVAGFGKKLNSILCTSLSEYDAEATYFDEGVRSAKRKQLEEKLLQLVQPAYLSMLGHLRSGTLEKFKEAFEEALNGGEGFSLAARNCTQSYMALFDERCTDANVELANWDCSKVRDKLCRDIDTHVASVRAAKLLELTSSYEAKLNEALAGPVEAFLDGANNETWPSIKKLLQRETVSAVSGLSSALSGFEMDAKDKEKMLTSLQDYARGVVEAKAREEAGRVLIRMKDRFSTLFSHDSDSMPRVWTGKEDIRAITKTARSASLKLLSVMAAIRLDDDVDNIENTLTSALVDTKSNAAVADKSITTFDPLASSSWEQVPPAKTLITPVQCKSLWRQFRAETEYSVTQAISAQEASRRNNNWMPPPWAIVALVVLGFNEFMTLLRNPLYLGVLFVGYLTVKALWVQLNISGEFQHGVLPGLLSISTKFLPTVMNLLTKLAEQGQSPATNNPQTNSGATAFKSFQNGSSSSNTSSSASSGVTASGNDIDYSSPPKED